In the Hordeum vulgare subsp. vulgare chromosome 7H, MorexV3_pseudomolecules_assembly, whole genome shotgun sequence genome, one interval contains:
- the LOC123407652 gene encoding uncharacterized protein LOC123407652, whose product MAQRAAGGLLRRSLGLAPPTTPRALSTSATTPAEGEAAAKARRRKKKNLFDVAQFLPDWGVGHRVAKTTWRDVSYQITKINLYKDGRHGKAWGIRHKAGVPAADAPIRISGVNKRGWKYIKASLQDIPGAEPPAVSAA is encoded by the exons ATGGCCCAGAGGGCCGCGGGCGGCCTTCTCCGACGGTCCCTCGGGCTCGCGCCGCCGACAACCCCGAGGGCCCTGAGCACCAGCGCCACCACGCCGGCGGAGGGAGAGGCGGCGGCCAAggcgaggaggagaaagaagaagaacctgTTCGACGTGGCGCAGTTCCTGCCGGACTGGGGCGTCGGCCACAGGGTCGCCAAGACCACCTGGCGCGACGTCTCCTACCAGATCACCAAGATCAACCTCTATAAG GATGGCCGCCACGGGAAGGCGTGGGGAATTCGGCACAAGGCCG GCGTGCCAGCAGCAGATGCTCCGATAAGAATCAGCGGGGTTAACAAACGTGGTTGGAAGTACATAAAGGCGTCTTTGCAAGATATCCCTGGAGCAGAGCCGCCAGCCGTCTCCGCTGCTTAA
- the LOC123408274 gene encoding uncharacterized protein LOC123408274 translates to MARLVRDGGRGRGVAAVEEMAPPLPLPPPPRLASAALSSSSPASIRALLARTGGGADCQQSPRSLLSRILLRGGGDHHGGNGGGSFGCRVRLPRRYGSSSSSVGDSIREERKDDGAASEQSADDVGSARVKVVERSPELPVDTPRSSLGKKKPEEEVMSMSLRLGASLVLLLSKSAVELNKMVELRAQMEALVSEIRHETIGKEKHGGSAPAASSSSSQESTVIKDPIARAEDALSGNCSGARTADRRQLSAAVVAMDHNKMEAELQLELSRMQAQHRAMHAPIRGLELPPLQVKTARSAHVSVDTTSRSCVVDHATQVNADEEDGEDEEDQREEDYDEEEEGDDDDDGGEVVDRDRSPPHGGVSARALERRLHELLQRRQQDRIVELEAALDGAQRRLQEREREVVWWRDAAKLVSHRRDESRRLRCTAPEPVR, encoded by the exons ATGGCCCGTTTGGTTAGAGACGGCGGTCGTGGAcgaggggtggcggcggtggaggagatggCGCCGCCACTGCCTCTGCCTCCGCCGCCGCGCCTCGCGTCGGCGGCGTTGtcttcctcgtcgccggcgtccatcCGTGCGCTGCTGGCGAGGACCGGGGGCGGGGCGGACTGCCAGCAGTCGCCGCGGTCGCTGCTGTCCCGCATCCTGCTGCGCGGCGGCGGCGATCATCACGGCGGGAACGGGGGAGGGTCGTTCGGGTGCCGGGTCAGGCTTCCGCGGCGGTACGGTAGTAGCAGCTCGTCCGTCGGCGACAGCATCAGGGAGGAGAGGAAGGACGACGGCGCTGCCTCCGAGCAGTCGGCGGACGACGTCGGCTCCGCCAGGGTCAAGGTTGTCGAGCGCTCGCCGGAGCTGCCCGTCGACACGCCCCGGAGCTCCCTAG GCAAGAAGAAGCCGGAGGAGGAGGTCATGTCGATGAGCCTTCGGCTGGGCGCGAGCCTGGTGCTGCTGCTCTCCAAGAGCGCGGTGGAGCTGAACAAGATGGTGGAGCTCCGCGCGCAGATGGAGGCGCTCGTGTCGGAGATCAGGCACGAGACCATCGGGAAGGAGAAGCACGGCGGCTCTGCtccggccgcctcgtcctcctcctcccaggAGTCCACCGTGATCAAGGACCCCATCGCCCGCGCCGAGGACGCGCTGTCCGGCAACTGCTCCGGCGCCCGGACCGCTGATCGCCGCCAGCTTTCCGCCGCCGTCGTCGCGATGGACCATAACAagatggaggccgagctccagctCGAGCTGAGCCGCATGCAGGCGCAGCATCGCGCCATGCACGCGCCCATCAGAGGGCTCGAG CTGCCGCCGCTGCAGGTGAAGACGGCGAGGAGCGCGCACGTGTCCGTCGACACGACGTCGAGGAGCTGCGTCGTCGACCACGCGACGCAGGTGAAcgccgacgaggaggacggcgaggacgaAGAGGATCAGCGCGAGGAGGactacgacgaggaggaggagggcgacgacgacgacgacggtggcgAGGTGGTGGACCGCGACAGGAGCCCCCCGCACGGCGGCGTGTCGGCGCGCGCGCTGGAACGGCGGCTGCACGAGCTGCTGCAGCGGCGGCAGCAGGACCGCATCGTGGAGCTGGAGGCGGCGCTGGACGGCGCCCAGCGGCGGCTCCAGGAGCGGGAGCGCGAGGTGGTGTGGTGGCGCGACGCCGCAAAGCTCGTGTCCCACCGCCGCGACGAGTCCCGCCGCCTCAGGTGCACCGCCCCCGAGCCGGTCCGATAA